From the Venenivibrio stagnispumantis genome, one window contains:
- a CDS encoding AbrB/MazE/SpoVT family DNA-binding domain-containing protein, whose amino-acid sequence MITINKWGNSQGIRIPKNYLKKLGLDIGDEVEIRIEDEKLIIVPVKKKRKSKLDINKLFKEKYEENEEYNWGQVGKEIW is encoded by the coding sequence ATGATTACAATTAATAAATGGGGAAATTCACAAGGAATAAGAATACCTAAGAATTATCTAAAAAAATTAGGTTTAGATATAGGAGATGAAGTTGAAATTAGGATTGAAGATGAAAAACTGATAATTGTTCCGGTAAAGAAAAAAAGAAAATCTAAATTAGACATAAACAAATTATTTAAGGAAAAATATGAAGAAAATGAAGAATACAACTGGGGACAAGTAGGAAAAGAGATATGGTAG
- a CDS encoding type II toxin-antitoxin system PemK/MazF family toxin, producing the protein MVDYIPEKGDIIYLNFDPSLRHEQKGNRYAIVVSHYVFNKNTGMCYAVPITSKCQVVFKGKLPKNQLEKILDIIETIIFS; encoded by the coding sequence ATGGTAGATTATATTCCGGAAAAAGGTGATATAATCTACCTTAACTTTGATCCTTCATTAAGGCATGAGCAAAAAGGAAACAGATACGCTATTGTAGTAAGCCATTACGTTTTTAATAAAAATACCGGAATGTGTTATGCAGTTCCTATTACCTCAAAATGTCAGGTAGTTTTCAAAGGGAAACTTCCCAAAAATCAGTTAGAAAAAATCCTTGATATAATTGAAACTATAATTTTTTCTTAA
- a CDS encoding DUF505 domain-containing protein — translation MLIKKEHALALLNVKSQEEKGLACQIAVKAESDPYVELELQNLLEQGNSPVEFVLTYWGRNLVYLLEEMIQKGLISHPSQWDERFRWIGSEVIAMIEASVKSGNLTGNKVFNALKERGFAQEVHEEKKGWFKELNEYGKSIYEIYKNAKPRLEISKELAEYISSMAPGPAETKFLPVHGRNVEIMESMRLISFSVPNSDVYNLSGLGVAVQKTVQTMVPALDTVINEDYMYALIKLLDRGMDSLTDQEKEVLEELAFIDNEGNILPAGEHLVEVYKLWKEGDYKPIKTFNLETLDEELLLGIEKIWQKNKENSEIVPTDKEIVHYLMEKPLKDYKHLKEWYGRMINQSMGYQKKEELKKKWAELFTIEDLFKHFWEKGNEWYEKLFDTVKESLYSLEAFNLIKSEIDEKTGKTVYKFTPYGEQVLKDIKEKGVREITSTAVKAISISETEFGAPNYEWYQQAVNKHLVGEGYPTKSGQLYKDLAYNIKRIPHVSRFELMVLHKIPEYGMFLDELFNEFDETLKEEVQYAVNKLEARYILDILPNDGIILTEAGKLIKKALSGVPEGIANPINPAIVKILEAIKQVGNLYVKEKRVRTLPKNWEEAIRLSGFDKETFEKEIAVARLAGFIGRTSLHESALEILEAYELLNK, via the coding sequence ATGTTAATCAAAAAAGAACATGCACTTGCCCTTTTAAATGTAAAATCTCAGGAAGAGAAAGGTCTTGCCTGCCAAATAGCAGTAAAAGCAGAAAGCGACCCCTATGTTGAGCTTGAACTTCAAAACTTACTTGAGCAAGGGAACAGTCCGGTTGAATTTGTATTAACATACTGGGGAAGAAATCTTGTTTATTTATTAGAAGAAATGATACAAAAAGGTTTAATCAGCCACCCTTCCCAATGGGATGAAAGATTTAGATGGATAGGTTCTGAAGTTATTGCAATGATAGAAGCATCTGTAAAAAGTGGAAATCTAACAGGCAATAAAGTGTTTAATGCATTAAAAGAAAGAGGATTTGCTCAAGAAGTTCACGAAGAGAAAAAAGGCTGGTTTAAAGAGCTAAATGAATATGGAAAATCTATTTATGAAATTTATAAAAATGCAAAACCAAGACTTGAAATTTCTAAAGAATTAGCTGAATATATCTCATCAATGGCTCCTGGTCCTGCAGAAACTAAATTTTTACCGGTTCACGGTAGAAATGTAGAAATAATGGAATCTATGAGATTAATATCTTTTTCTGTTCCAAATTCTGATGTTTATAACTTATCCGGACTTGGAGTTGCCGTTCAAAAAACAGTTCAAACTATGGTACCTGCATTAGATACTGTAATAAATGAAGATTATATGTATGCACTTATAAAGCTTTTAGATAGAGGAATGGATAGTTTAACAGACCAAGAAAAAGAAGTATTGGAAGAACTTGCTTTTATAGATAATGAAGGCAATATTTTACCTGCCGGAGAGCATTTAGTTGAAGTTTATAAGCTATGGAAAGAAGGAGATTATAAACCTATAAAAACATTTAACCTTGAAACTTTAGATGAAGAATTACTCCTTGGAATAGAAAAAATATGGCAAAAAAATAAAGAAAATTCTGAAATAGTTCCAACAGATAAAGAAATAGTCCACTATTTAATGGAAAAACCTTTAAAAGATTATAAACATTTAAAAGAATGGTATGGCAGAATGATAAATCAATCTATGGGCTATCAAAAGAAAGAAGAGCTTAAGAAAAAATGGGCTGAGCTTTTCACAATTGAAGACCTATTTAAACATTTCTGGGAAAAAGGAAATGAATGGTATGAAAAACTTTTTGATACCGTAAAAGAATCTTTATATTCATTGGAAGCATTTAATCTTATAAAATCAGAAATTGATGAAAAAACAGGAAAAACAGTTTATAAATTTACTCCTTACGGAGAGCAAGTTTTAAAAGATATTAAAGAAAAAGGAGTTAGAGAAATTACCTCTACTGCTGTTAAGGCTATTAGCATATCTGAAACAGAGTTTGGTGCTCCAAATTATGAGTGGTATCAGCAGGCAGTAAATAAACATCTTGTAGGTGAAGGATATCCTACAAAATCAGGACAGCTTTATAAAGACCTTGCTTATAACATTAAAAGAATTCCTCATGTTTCAAGATTTGAGCTTATGGTTCTTCACAAAATACCTGAATATGGAATGTTTTTAGATGAGCTTTTTAATGAGTTTGATGAAACATTAAAAGAAGAAGTTCAGTATGCAGTAAATAAATTAGAAGCAAGATATATACTTGATATATTGCCAAATGATGGAATTATTTTAACAGAAGCAGGGAAATTAATTAAAAAAGCTCTTTCTGGAGTTCCGGAAGGTATAGCAAATCCAATCAACCCTGCAATAGTTAAAATACTTGAAGCTATTAAACAGGTAGGAAATCTTTATGTAAAAGAGAAAAGAGTTAGAACTCTTCCTAAAAACTGGGAAGAAGCAATAAGACTTTCAGGTTTTGATAAAGAAACATTTGAGAAGGAAATTGCCGTTGCAAGACTTGCAGGATTCATTGGAAGAACTTCACTCCATGAATCTGCTCTTGAAATACTTGAAGCTTATGAACTTTTAAATAAATAA
- a CDS encoding uroporphyrinogen-III synthase — protein MKNIIITRAKEQFEEIKDLFLKNGLNPIPFPTIKITPADFSINEDFDIYIFTSANAVKFFHKKMPIIKNKMIIAVGSKTAEKLKELGYKDIIIPDLFSAEGILEYIKNNYLEDKKIALIRALEGINTLTENIKNIKLIPVYQTSLNKPENANQIKDMILNSKIDYILFTSPSTIDGFFYTFENESIDLLKKVKIAVIGKTTEKALNKKGLKADIIPEKYTIEEVIKKMI, from the coding sequence GTGAAAAATATAATTATAACAAGGGCAAAAGAGCAGTTTGAAGAGATAAAGGATTTATTTTTAAAAAATGGTTTAAATCCTATTCCTTTTCCTACTATAAAGATAACACCTGCGGATTTTTCAATAAATGAAGATTTTGATATTTATATATTTACAAGTGCTAATGCAGTTAAATTTTTTCATAAAAAAATGCCTATCATAAAAAACAAAATGATAATAGCCGTTGGTTCTAAAACAGCAGAAAAGTTAAAAGAGCTTGGATATAAAGATATAATAATACCGGATTTATTTAGTGCAGAAGGTATTTTAGAATATATAAAAAATAACTATCTTGAAGATAAAAAAATTGCATTAATAAGAGCTTTAGAAGGCATAAATACCCTTACAGAAAATATAAAAAATATAAAATTAATACCGGTATATCAAACATCTTTAAATAAACCGGAAAATGCCAATCAAATAAAAGATATGATTTTAAATTCAAAAATAGATTATATTTTATTCACAAGCCCATCCACAATTGATGGATTTTTTTATACATTTGAAAATGAATCAATTGATTTATTAAAAAAAGTTAAAATAGCCGTAATCGGCAAAACCACAGAAAAAGCTTTAAACAAAAAAGGCTTAAAAGCAGATATAATACCGGAAAAATATACAATAGAAGAAGTTATAAAGAAAATGATTTAA